A DNA window from Setaria viridis chromosome 2, Setaria_viridis_v4.0, whole genome shotgun sequence contains the following coding sequences:
- the LOC117844599 gene encoding GPI mannosyltransferase 1, whose protein sequence is MAPAAAAVTLRRVLLASAALRLALVVFGEWQDAHLEVRYTDVDYLVFSDAAASVAAGGSPFARATYRYSPLLAFLLLPNSLLHAAWGKLLFSAADLLVGLFIDTILKLRGIPEKMRMWSVIAWLFNPFTFTIGTRGNCEPIVCAAILWILICLMKGRVFQAAFWYGLIVHFRIYPIIYAIPFVIVLGKSYAGSSGRPTLTLWRSEQHLQNDKSSQREGPTSFLATLWDFLSNFITRNAILFGLLSGSMFFVWTGVFFYLYGWEFLNEALLYHLTRTDPRHNFSIYFYHIYLHHQQGFSSIQRLASFLPQLIVQLALIARFCRDLPFCMFLQTVAFVAFNKVMTAQYFVWFFCLLPLILPWSSMKLKWKGLACMLVWMGSQLHWLMWAYLLEFKGRNVFVQLWLAGLVFLAANTFVMLMVIKHHKYTPLFSTPVKPGSKVATKKE, encoded by the exons atggcccccgccgccgccgccgtgacaCTACGGCGGGTGCTGCTCGCGTCTGCCGCGCTCCGGCTCGCACTGGTAGTGTTCGGGGAGTGGCAGGATGCCCACCTCGAGGTGCGCTACACCGACGTCGACTACCTCGTCTTCTCCGATGCCGCCGCCTCTGTCGCCGCCGGTGGATCCCCGTTCGCCCGCGCGACCTACCGCTACTCTCCGCTCCTGGCCTTCCTGCTTCTCCCGAACTCACTCCTCCATGCTGCCTGGGGCAAGCTCCTCTTCTCCGCCGCAG ATTTGCTCGTAGGATTGTTCATAGACACCATTCTGAAACTACGAGGAATCCCTGAGAAAATGCGGATGTGGTCTGTGATAGCTTGGCTGTTCAATCCCTTCACATTCACCATTGGCACAAGAGGAAACTGCGAGCCAATAGTTTGCGCTGCCATACTCTGGATTCTCATTTGTTTGATGAAGG GTAGAGTATTTCAGGCAGCATTCTGGTATGGGCTTATCGTGCACTTCAGAATATACCCAATCATATATGCGATTCCTTTTGTAATTGTTCTTGGCAAGAGTTATGCTGGTTCTTCTGGTAGGCCTACTCTTACATTGTGGAGGTCCGAACAGCACTTGCAAAATGACAAATCCAGTCAAAGAGAAGGACCAACATCATTCCTGGCCACTCTATGGGATTTCCTTTCAAACTTTATAACAAGAAATGCAATCCTATTTGGGTTGCTCTCAGGATCTATGTTCTTTGTCTGGACTGGTGTTTTCTTCTATCTTTATGGGTGGGAGTTCCTAAACGAAGCATTACTTTACCATCTTACTCGGACTGATCCAAGACACAATTTCTCGATATATTTCTATCATATATATCTACATCATCAGCAAGGGTTCTCAAGTATTCAGAGGCTTGCTTCGTTTCTGCCTCAACTGATCGTGCAACTGGCATTGATTGCGCGCTTCTGTAGGGATCTTCCATTTTGCATGTTTCTCCAGACTGTTGCATTTGTTGCTTTTAACAAG GTGATGACGGCACAGTACTTCGTGTGGTTCTTCTGCCTGTTGCCTCTCATCCTCCCTTGGAGCAGCATGAAACTTAAGTGGAAGGGTCTGGCCTGCATGCTAGTGTGGATGGGATCTCAACTACATTGGCTCATGTGGGCTTACCTGCTGGAATTCAAGGGCCGAAATGTCTTTGTGCAACTCTGGCTTGCAGGCCTCGTGTTTCTAGCTGCTAACACATTTGTTATGCTCATGGTGATCAAACACCACAAGTACACCCCACTCTTCTCGACACCAGTGAAGCCTGGCAGCAAGGTTGCTACCAAGAAGGAATAG
- the LOC117844126 gene encoding 26S proteasome regulatory subunit 6B homolog, translated as MAVAADATVAQLHRTLSCPSDFFYLVPPPTSQAEAVYRFAHGEVGDDADLYELLHSLERELEELDQREERVRVDMAQLRREVRSTEEALKGVQQDTPLVVGHVVEIVGEDHAVVEEETDDGSPHGYYVRVHGAVDRARLKPSATVLLHASPSHAVLEALPVDAAGEGAAAASSLLVAEGERPGVTYDDVAGCEAQKREVREAVELPLTHPELFARVGVDPPRGVLLCGPPGTGKTMLARAVAHHASAAFFRVSGAALVGKFLGEGPQMVRDVFRLAREKAPSIIFIDEVDAVAAAATSDSGADREVRRVLVELLAQMDGFDGDGRAGDGVRVIMATNRPDTLDPALLRPGRLDRRVEFPLPDRRQRRLVFRACAAGMSLDGGVDLESLAARHDRMSAAEIAAVCFEAGMRAVRGDRPVVTSEDFEEGYRAVAKRPECGAYYELSYDS; from the coding sequence ATGGCCGtggccgccgacgccaccgTAGCGCAGTTGCACCGAACGTTGTCGTGCCCATCGGATTTCTTCTAcctcgtcccgccgccgacgtccCAGGCCGAGGCCGTGTACAGGTTCGCCCACGGCGAGGTCGGCGACGACGCGGACCTGTACGAACTGCTCCACTCCCTGGAACGGGAGCTCGAAGAGCTGGACCAGCGGGAAGAGCGCGTGCGCGTCGATATGGCCCAGCTCCGGCGCGAGGTGCGGTCCACGGAGGAGGCCCTGAAGGGCGTCCAGCAAGACACGCCCCTCGTCGTCGGCCACGTCGTTGAGATCGTCGGCGAGGACCACGCCGTCGTCGAAGAGGAGACCGACGACGGGAGCCCGCACGGATACTACGTGCGCGTCCACGGCGCCGTCGACCGCGCGCGCCTCAAGCCCTCGGCGACCGTGCTGCTCCACGCGTCACCGTCGCACGCGGTCCTCGAGGCGCTGCCcgtggacgccgccggcgagggcgccgccgctgcgtcGTCCCTGCTCGTCGCGGAGGGCGAGAGGCCGGGCGTCACGTACGACGACGTCGCCGGGTGCGAGGCGCAGAAGCGGGAGGTCCGCGAGGCCGTGGAGCTGCCGCTGACGCACCCCGAGCTGTTCGCGCGCGTCGGCGTGGACCCGCCGCGCGGCGTACTCCTGTGCGGCCCACCGGGCACCGGCAAAACCATGCTCGCCAGGGCCGTCGCGCACCACGCTTCAGCGGCGTTCTTCCGCGTCAGCGGCGCCGCGCTCGTGGGGAAGTTCCTCGGCGAGGGGCCCCAGATGGTTCGCGACGTGTTCCGGCTCGCCCGGGAGAAGGCGCCGTCGATCATCTTCATCGACGAGGTGGatgccgtggcggcggcggcgacatcgGACTCGGGCGCCGACCGCGAGGTGCGGCGCGTGCTGGTGGAGCTGCTGGCGCAGATGGACGGgttcgacggcgacggccgcgcgGGCGACGGCGTGCGCGTGATCATGGCGACGAACCGCCCGGACACGCTGGACCCGGCGCTGCTCCGGCCGGGGCGGCTGGACCGCAGGGTGGAGTTCCCGCTGCCGGACAGGCGGCAGAGGCGGCTCGTGTTCCGGGCGTGCGCAGCGGGGATGAGCCTGGACGGCGGCGTGGACCTGGAGAGCCTGGCGGCGCGGCACGACCGGATGAGCGCCGCCGAGATCGCGGCAGTGTGCTTCGAGGCCGGCATGCGGGCGGTGCGCGGCGACCGGCCCGTGGTGACGAGCGAGGACTTCGAGGAGGGGTACCGCGCCGTCGCCAAGAGGCCCGAGTGCGGCGCCTATTACGAGCTTAGCTACGACAGCTGA
- the LOC117842466 gene encoding probable UDP-3-O-acylglucosamine N-acyltransferase 2, mitochondrial isoform X2: MAAILPRTVCRAAEAALSLRSVPPRGAGHHVRSLGGVSAACCMEFVPWHNGGGILHRAASVDPTAVVEAGAVVHSGAVLGKEVVVGSGAVVGPSVSIGNSTRIGYNVVLSNCSVGEFCTIHNGACIGQDGFGFFVDEDGQVKKKPQMLYARIGDHVEIGANTCVDRGSWRETMIGDHTKIDNLVQIGHNVVIGKCCMICGQVGIAGSATLGDYVTLGGRVAIRDHVSIVSKVRLAANSSVTKDIQKPGDYGGFPAVPINEWRRQTANLRLFSKKDGVKR; the protein is encoded by the exons ATGGCAGCCATCCTGCCGAGAACCGTATGCAGGGCTGCGGAGGCAGCGCTTTCACTGCGCTCCgtgccgccgcgcggcgccggtCACCATGTACGGTCCCTGGGCGGCGTCTCCGCTGCTTGCTGTA TGGAGTTCGTGCCGTGGCACAATGGCGGGGGCATCCTGCACAGGGCGGCATCCGTGGACCCCACCGCAGTGGTCGAGGCTGGCGCCGTCGTGCACTCCGGTGCTGTCCTTGGTAAGGAGGTCGTTGTTGGTTCTGGAGCCGTCGTTGGACCTTCGGTCTCCATCGGCAACTCAACTAGGATAGG GTACAATGTTGTCTTAAGCAATTGCTCGGTGGGTGAGTTCTGTACTATCCATAATGGAGCCTGCATTGGCCAAGATG gttttgggtTTTTTGTGGACGAGGATGGACAGGTTAAGAAGAAACCACAG ATGCTGTATGCAAGAATCGGGGACCATGTAGAAATAGGTGCAAACACATGCGTTGATAGAGGCAG TTGGAGAGAGACAATGATTGGTGATCATACCAAGATTGATAATCTAGTCCAG ATAGGTCACAATGTGGTCATTGGAAAGTGCTGCATGATATGTGGGCAAGTAGGGATTGCTGGTTCTGCCAC GCTGGGGGACTATGTTACGTTGGGTGGTAGGGTGGCAATCCGGGACCATGTCTCCATTGTATCAAAG GTTCGGCTTGCAGCAAATAGCTCGGTGACAAAGGATATTCAGAAGCCCGGTGACTATGGTGGATTCCCTGCT GTACCGATAAATGAATGGCGCCGGCAAACTGCAAACTTGCGCCTGTTCTCAAAGAAGGATGGTGTGAAGAGATAG
- the LOC117842079 gene encoding uncharacterized protein: MAAAAAPLRRLLLRLRDPPPLPFNSLLSRLPPQLQQSPTPTPAPPPLPASTPAGTPPTSLRDAILSFHPGLQIHPCLDPIGDAPAVEEGGGEAAEVWADSVKKKRKRKMNKHKLRKLRKRLRRQT; encoded by the coding sequence atggccgccgccgccgcgccgctccgccgGCTGTTGCTCCGCCTCCGCGACCCGCCCCCGCTCCCCTTTAACTCTCTCCTCTCCCGCCTCCCGCCGCAGCTCCAGCAGAGCCCCACCCCGACCCCGGCTCCCCCTCCACTCCCGGCCTCGACGCCGGCCGGAACGCCACCCACGAGTCTCCGCGACGCCATCCTCTCCTTCCACCCGGGCCTCCAGATACACCCGTGCCTAGATCCGATCGGGGACGCCCCCGccgtggaggagggaggcggagaggcggcggaggtgtGGGCGGACAGCGTGAAGAAGAAGCGCAAGCGCAAGATGAACAAGCACAAGCTCCGCAAGCTCCGGAAGCGACTCCGCCGCCAGACATGA
- the LOC117844600 gene encoding protein TRIGALACTOSYLDIACYLGLYCEROL 3, chloroplastic: MASPSIPAALRHPHLAAGGGLLAHSSGEPTSRSALSFRTVDMPRRRWQTGLGPVLAARSPGLGNVDNLHESSSLSRSWDLNSQIDNDRDVLIECRDVHKSFGDKHVLRGVSFKIRHGEAVGIIGPSGTGKSTILKVMAGLLAPDKGDVIICGKKRHGLVSDEDIEGLRIGLVFQSAALFDSLTVRENVGFLLYENSSLPEDRIGKLVTETLAAVGLKGVEDRMPSELSGGMKKRVALARSIIFDDTKDVIEPEVLLYDEPTAGLDPIASTVVEDLIRSVHMTGRDAVGKPGKIASYVVVTHQHSTIRRAVDRLLFLHEGKVVWEGMTHEFTTSTNPIVQQFASGSLDGPIRYF, encoded by the exons ATGGCGTCGCCGTCCATCCCCGCCGCTCTCCGCCACCCGCacctcgccgccggtggcggcctCCTTGCCCACTCGTCCGGGGAACCAACTTCGCGCTCCGCGCTCTCATTCAG GACTGTAGACATGCCAAGGAGGAGGTGGCAGACAGGTCTTGGTCCCGTTTTGGCTGCGAGGAGTCCTGGTTTGGGCAATGTTGATAATCTGCATGAG AGTTCGAGCTTGTCTAGAAGCTGGGATTTGAACAGTCAGATTGATAATGACCGTGATGTACTCATAGAATGTAGGGATGTTCATAAGTCATTTGGGGACAAACATGTATTGAGAGGTGTCAGCTTCAAG ATTAGACATGGTGAAGCAGTTGGGATAATTGGACCTTCAGGAACTGGCAAGTCAACTATTTTGAAGGTTATGGCAGGGCTGCTAGCTCCAGACAAG GGTGATGTAATCATTTGTGGAAAGAAAAGACATGGATTAGTTAGTGACGAGGATATTGAGGGTCTCCGTATTGGTTTG GTCTTTCAAAGTGCTGCACTTTTTGATTCTCTCACAGTCCGTGAAAATGTTGGATTCCTTTT ATATGAAAATTCAAGCTTACCCGAGGACCGCATTGGTAAATTAGTGACAGAAACTTTGGCTGCAGTAGGACTAAAG GGTGTTGAAGATCGCATGCCATCTGAGTTGTCTGGTGGCATGAAAAAGCGTGTTGCTCTAGCTCGTTCAATAATATTTGATGATACAAAGGATGTAATCGAGCCAGAG GTCCTTCTATATGATGAACCTACAGCTGGGCTCGACCCAATTGCATCAACTGTCGTGGAAGATCTTATACGTTCCGTGCATATGACTGGACGGGATGCTGTAGGCAAGCCAGGAAAAATAGCTTCTTATGTTGTTGTGACTCATCAGCATAGCACAATAAGAAGAGCTGTTGATAG ATTGCTGTTTCTTCATGAGGGGAAGGTTGTTTGGGAAGGAATGACACATGAGTTCACAACATCAACTAATCCAATTGTTCAACAG TTTGCATCTGGTAGCTTGGATGGGCCCATACGATATTTCTGA
- the LOC117842466 gene encoding probable UDP-3-O-acylglucosamine N-acyltransferase 2, mitochondrial isoform X1, whose amino-acid sequence MAAILPRTVCRAAEAALSLRSVPPRGAGHHVRSLGGVSAACCKAGAASVEFVPWHNGGGILHRAASVDPTAVVEAGAVVHSGAVLGKEVVVGSGAVVGPSVSIGNSTRIGYNVVLSNCSVGEFCTIHNGACIGQDGFGFFVDEDGQVKKKPQMLYARIGDHVEIGANTCVDRGSWRETMIGDHTKIDNLVQIGHNVVIGKCCMICGQVGIAGSATLGDYVTLGGRVAIRDHVSIVSKVRLAANSSVTKDIQKPGDYGGFPAVPINEWRRQTANLRLFSKKDGVKR is encoded by the exons ATGGCAGCCATCCTGCCGAGAACCGTATGCAGGGCTGCGGAGGCAGCGCTTTCACTGCGCTCCgtgccgccgcgcggcgccggtCACCATGTACGGTCCCTGGGCGGCGTCTCCGCTGCTTGCTGTA AAGCTGGTGCTGCTTCAGTGGAGTTCGTGCCGTGGCACAATGGCGGGGGCATCCTGCACAGGGCGGCATCCGTGGACCCCACCGCAGTGGTCGAGGCTGGCGCCGTCGTGCACTCCGGTGCTGTCCTTGGTAAGGAGGTCGTTGTTGGTTCTGGAGCCGTCGTTGGACCTTCGGTCTCCATCGGCAACTCAACTAGGATAGG GTACAATGTTGTCTTAAGCAATTGCTCGGTGGGTGAGTTCTGTACTATCCATAATGGAGCCTGCATTGGCCAAGATG gttttgggtTTTTTGTGGACGAGGATGGACAGGTTAAGAAGAAACCACAG ATGCTGTATGCAAGAATCGGGGACCATGTAGAAATAGGTGCAAACACATGCGTTGATAGAGGCAG TTGGAGAGAGACAATGATTGGTGATCATACCAAGATTGATAATCTAGTCCAG ATAGGTCACAATGTGGTCATTGGAAAGTGCTGCATGATATGTGGGCAAGTAGGGATTGCTGGTTCTGCCAC GCTGGGGGACTATGTTACGTTGGGTGGTAGGGTGGCAATCCGGGACCATGTCTCCATTGTATCAAAG GTTCGGCTTGCAGCAAATAGCTCGGTGACAAAGGATATTCAGAAGCCCGGTGACTATGGTGGATTCCCTGCT GTACCGATAAATGAATGGCGCCGGCAAACTGCAAACTTGCGCCTGTTCTCAAAGAAGGATGGTGTGAAGAGATAG